In the genome of Pan troglodytes isolate AG18354 chromosome 15, NHGRI_mPanTro3-v2.0_pri, whole genome shotgun sequence, one region contains:
- the PAPLN gene encoding papilin isoform X9, with protein sequence MRLLLLVPLLLAPAPGSSAPKVRRQSDTWGPWGQWSPCSRTCGGGVSFRERPCYSQRRDGGSSCVGPARSHRSCRTESCPDGARDFRAEQCAEFDGAEFQGRRYRWLPYYSAPNKCELNCIPKGENFYYKHREAVVDGTPCEPGKRDVCVDGSCRVVGCDHELDSSKQEDKCLRCGGDGTTCYPVAGTFDANDLSRGYNQILIVPVGATSILIEEAAASRNFLAVKNVRGEYYLNGHWTIEAAQALPAASTILHYERGAEGDLAPEQLHARGPTSEPLVIELISQEPNPGVHYEYHLPLRRPGPGFSWSHGSWSDCSAECGGGHQSRLVFCTIDHEAYPDHMCQRQPRPADRRSCNLHPCPETKRWKAGPWAPCSASCGGGSQSRSVYCISSDGAGIQEAVEEAECAGLPGKPPAIQACNLQRCAAWSPEPWGECSVSCGVGVRKRSVTCRGERGSLLHTAACSLEDRPPLTEPCVHEDCPLLSDQAWHVGTWGLCSKSCSSGTRRRQVVCAIGPPSHCGSLQHSKPVDVEPCNTQPCHLPQEVPSMQDVHTPASNPWMPLGPQESPASDSRGQWWAAQEHPSARGDHRGERGDPRGDQGTHLSALGPAPSLQQPPYQQPLWSGSGPHDCRHSPHGCCPDGHTASLGPQWQGCPGAPCQQSRYGCCPDRVSVAEGPHHAGCTKSYGGDSTGGRPRSRAVASTVHNTHQPQAQQNEPSECRGSQFGCCYDNVATAAGPLGEGCVGQPSHAYPVRCLLPSAHGSCADWAARWYFVASVGQCNRFWYGGCHGNANNFASEQECMSSCQGSLHGPRRPQLEASGRSTHTDGGGSSPAGEQEPSQHSTGATVQRKPWPSGGLWRQDQQPGPGEAPHTQAFGEWPWGQELGSRAPGLGGDAGSPAPPFHSSSYRISLAGVEPSLVQAALGQLVRLSCSDDTAPESQAAWQKDGQPISSDRHRLQSDGSLIIHPLQAEDAGTYSCGSTRPGRDSQKIQLRIIGGDMAVLSEAELSRFPQPRDPAQDFGQAGAAGPLGAIPSSHPQPANRLRLDQNQPRVVDASPGQRIRMTCRAEGFPPPAIEWQRDGQPVSSPRHQLQPDGSLVISRVAVEDGGFYTCVAFNGQDRDQRWVQLRVLGELTISGLPPTVTVPEGDTARLLCVVAGESVNIRWSRNGLPVQADGHRVHQSPDGTLLIYNLRARDEGSYTCSAYRGSQAVSRSTEVKVVSPAPTAQPRDPGRDCVDQPELANCDLILQAQLCGNEYYSSFCCASCSRFQPHAQPIWQ encoded by the exons ATGCGGCTGCTCCTGCTCGTGCCACTGCTGCTGGCTCCAGCGCCCGGGTCCTCG GCTCCCAAGGTGAGGCGGCAGAGTGACACCTGGGGACCCTGGGGCCAGTGGAGCCCCTGCAGCCGGACCTGTGGAGGGGGTGTCAGCTTCCGGGAGCGCCCCTGCTACTCCCAGAG GAGAGATGGAGGCTCCAGCTGCGTGGGCCCCGCCCGGAGCCACCGCTCTTGTCGCACGGAG AGCTGCCCCGACGGCGCCCGGGACTTCCGGGCCGAGCAGTGCGCGGAGTTCGACGGAGCGGAGTTCCAGGGGCGGCGGTATCGGTGGCTGCCCTACTACAGCG ccccaaaCAAGTGTGAACTGAACTGCATTCCCAAGGGGGAGAACTTCTACTACAAGCACAGGGAGGCTGTGGTTGATGGGACGCCCTGCGAGCCTGGCAAGAGGGATGTCTGTGTGGATGGCAGCTGCCGG GTTGTCGGCTGTGATCACGAGCTGGACTCGTCCAAGCAGGAGGATAAGTGTCTGCGGTGTGGGGGTGACGGCACAACCTGCTACCCCGTCGCAGGCACCTTTGACGCTAATGACCTCAGCCGAG GCTACAACCAGATCCTCATAGTTCCCGTGGGTGCCACCAGCATCCTCATCGAGGAGGCTGCTGCCAGCAGGAACTTCCTGG CTGTGAAGAATGTTCGTGGGGAATACTACCTCAATGGGCACTGGACCATCGAGGCGGCCCAGGCCCTGCCAGCAGCCAGCACCATCCTGCATTACGAGCGGGGTGCTGAGGGGGACCTGGCCCCTGAGCAGCTCCATGCCCGGGGCCCCACCTCGGAGCCCCTGGTCATCGAG CTCATCAGCCAGGAGCCCAACCCCGGTGTGCACTATGAGTACCACCTGCCCCTGCGCCGCCCCGGCCCCGGCTTCAGCTGGAGCCACGGCTCATGGAGTGACTGCAGCGCGGAGTGTGGCGGAG GTCACCAGTCCCGCCTGGTGTTCTGCACCATCGACCATGAGGCCTACCCCGACCACATGTGCCAGCGCCAGCCACGGCCAGCTGACCGGCGTTCCTGCAATCTTCACCCTTGCCCGGAGACCAAGCG CTGGAAGGCAGGGCCATGGGCACCCTGCTCGGCCTCCTGTGGAGGAGGCTCCCAGTCCCGCTCCGTGTACTGCATCTCGTCTGACGGGGCCGGCATCCAGGAGGCCGTGGAGGAGGCTGAGTGTGCCGGGCTGCCTGGGAAGCCCCCTGCCATTCAGGCCTGCAACCTGCAGCGCTGCGCAGCCTGGAGCCCGGAGCCCTGGGGAGAG TGTTCTGTCAGCTGTGGCGTTGGCGTCCGGAAGCGGAGCGTTACTTGCCGGGGTGAAAGGGGTTCTTTGCTCCATACCGCAGCGTGCTCCTTGGAAGACCGGCCACCTCTGACTGAGCCCTGTGTGCATGAGGACTGCCCCCTCCTCAGTGACCAGGCCTGGCATGTCGGCACCTGGGGTCTA TGCTCCAAGAGCTGCAGCTCGGGCACTCGGAGGCGACAGGTCGTCTGTGCCATTGGGCCGCCCAGCCACTGCGGGAGCCTGCAGCACTCCAAGCCTGTGGATGTGGAGCCTTGTAACACGCAGCCCTGTCATCTCCCCCAGG AGGTCCCCAGCATGCAGGATGTGCACACCCCTGCCAGCAACCCCTGGATGCCGTTGGGCCCTCAGGAGTCCCCTGCCTCAG ACTCCAGAGGCCAGTGGTGGGCAGCCCAGGAACACCCCTCAGCCAGGGGTGACCACAGGGGAGAACGAGGTGACCCCAGGGGCGACCAAGGCACCCACCTGTCAGCCCTGGGCCCCGCTCCCTCTCTGCAGCAGCCCCCATACCAGCAACCCCTGTGGTCAGGCTCAGGGCCCCACGACTGCAGACACAGTCCTCACGGGTGCTGCCCCGATGGCCACACGGCATCTCTCGGGCCTCAGTGGCAAGGCTGCCCTGGGGCCCCCTGTCAGCAGAGCAG GTACGGGTGCTGCCCTGACAGGGTATCTGTCGCTGAGGGGCCCCATCACGCTGGCTGCACAAAGTCGTATGGCGGTGACAGCACCGGGGGCAGGCCCAGGTCAAGGGCAGTGGCTTCTACA GTCCACAACACCCACCAGCCCCAGGCCCAGCAGAATGAGCCCAGTGAGTGCCGGGGCTCCCAGTTTGGCTGTTGCTATGACAACGTGGCCACAGCAGCCGGTCCTCTTGGGGAAGGCTGTGTGGGCCAGCCCAGCCATG CCTACCCCGTGCGGTGCCTGCTGCCCAGTGCCCATGGCTCTTGCGCAGACTGGGCTGCCCGCTGGTACTTCGTTGCCTCTGTGGGCCAATGTAACCGCTTCTGGTATGGTGGCTGCCATGGCAATGCCAATAACTTTGCCTCGGAGCAAGAGTGCATGAGCAGCTGCCAGGGATCTCTCCATGGGCCCCGTCGTCCCCAGCTTGAGGCTTCTGGAAGGAGCACCCACACGGATGGTGGCGGCAGCAGTCCTGCAGGCGAGCAGGAACCCAGCCAGCACAGTACAGGGGCCACGGTGCAGAGAAAGCCCTGGCCTTCTGGTGGTCTCTGGCGGCAAGACCAACAGCCTGGGCCAGGGGAGgccccccacacccaggcctTTGGAGAATGGCCTTGGGGGCAGGAGCTTGGGTCCAGGGCCCCTGGACTGGGTGGAGATGCCGGATCACCAGCGCCACCCTTCCACAGCTCCTCCTACAG GATTAGCTTGGCAGGTGTGGAGCCCTCGTTGGTGCAGGCAGCCCTGGGGCAGTTGGTGCGGCTCTCCTGCTCAGACGACACTGCCCCGGAATCCCAGGCTGCCTGGCAGAAAGATGGCCAGCCCATCTCCTCTGACAG GCACAGGCTGCAGTCCGACGGCTCCCTGATCATCCACCCCCTGCAGGCAGAGGACGCGGGCACCTACAGCTGTGGCAGCACCCGGCCAGGCCGCGACTCCCAGAAGATCCAACTTCGCATCATAg GGGGTGACATGGCCGTGCTGTCTGAGGCTGAGCTGAGCCGCTTCCCTCAGCCCAGGGACCCAGCTCAGGACTTTGGCCAAGCGGGGGCTGCTGGGCCCCTGGGGGCCATCCCCTCTTCACACCCACAGCCTGCAAACAG GCTGCGTTTGGACCAGAACCAGCCCCGGGTGGTGGATGCCAGTCCAGGCCAGCGGATCCGGATGACCTGCCGTGCCGAAGGGTTCCCGCCCCCAGCCATCGAGTGGCAGAGAGATGGGCAGCCTGTCTCTTCTCCCAG ACACCAGCTGCAGCCTGATGGCTCCCTGGTCATTAGCCGAGTGGCTGTAGAAGATGGCGGCTTCTACACCTGTGTCGCTTTCAATGGGCAGGACCGAGACCAGCGATGGGTCCAGCTCAGAGTTCTGG GGGAGCTGACAATCTCAGGACTGCCGCCTACTGTGACAGTGCCAGAGGGTGATACCGCCAGGCTATTGTGTGTGGTAGCAGGAGAAAGTGTGAACATCAGGTGGTCCAG GAACGGGCTACCTGTGCAGGCTGATGGCCACCGTGTCCACCAGTCCCCAGATGGCACGCTGCTCATTTACAACTTGCGGGCCAGGGATGAGGGCTCCTACACATGCAGTGCCTACCGGGGGAGTCAGGCAGTCAGCCGCAGCACCGAGGTGAAGGTGGTCTCACCAG CACCCACCGCCCAGCCCAGGGACCCTGGCAGGGACTGCGTCGACCAGCCAGAGCTGGCCAACTGTGATTTGATCCTGCAGGCCCAGCTTTGTGGCAATGAGTATTACTCCAGCTTCTGCTGTGCCAGCTGTTCACGTTTCCAGCCTCACGCTCAGCCCATCTGGCAGTAG
- the PAPLN gene encoding papilin isoform X5: MRLLLLVPLLLAPAPGSSAPKVRRQSDTWGPWGQWSPCSRTCGGGVSFRERPCYSQRRDGGSSCVGPARSHRSCRTESCPDGARDFRAEQCAEFDGAEFQGRRYRWLPYYSAPNKCELNCIPKGENFYYKHREAVVDGTPCEPGKRDVCVDGSCRVVGCDHELDSSKQEDKCLRCGGDGTTCYPVAGTFDANDLSRAVKNVRGEYYLNGHWTIEAAQALPAASTILHYERGAEGDLAPEQLHARGPTSEPLVIELISQEPNPGVHYEYHLPLRRPGPGFSWSHGSWSDCSAECGGGHQSRLVFCTIDHEAYPDHMCQRQPRPADRRSCNLHPCPETKRWKAGPWAPCSASCGGGSQSRSVYCISSDGAGIQEAVEEAECAGLPGKPPAIQACNLQRCAAWSPEPWGECSVSCGVGVRKRSVTCRGERGSLLHTAACSLEDRPPLTEPCVHEDCPLLSDQAWHVGTWGLCSKSCSSGTRRRQVVCAIGPPSHCGSLQHSKPVDVEPCNTQPCHLPQEVPSMQDVHTPASNPWMPLGPQESPASDSRGQWWAAQEHPSARGDHRGERGDPRGDQGTHLSALGPAPSLQQPPYQQPLWSGSGPHDCRHSPHGCCPDGHTASLGPQWQGCPGAPCQQSRYGCCPDRVSVAEGPHHAGCTKSYGGDSTGGRPRSRAVASTVHNTHQPQAQQNEPSECRGSQFGCCYDNVATAAGPLGEGCVGQPSHAYPVRCLLPSAHGSCADWAARWYFVASVGQCNRFWYGGCHGNANNFASEQECMSSCQGSLHGPRRPQLEASGRSTHTDGGGSSPAGEQEPSQHSTGATVQRKPWPSGGLWRQDQQPGPGEAPHTQAFGEWPWGQELGSRAPGLGGDAGSPAPPFHSSSYRISLAGVEPSLVQAALGQLVRLSCSDDTAPESQAAWQKDGQPISSDRHRLQSDGSLIIHPLQAEDAGTYSCGSTRPGRDSQKIQLRIIGGDMAVLSEAELSRFPQPRDPAQDFGQAGAAGPLGAIPSSHPQPANRLRLDQNQPRVVDASPGQRIRMTCRAEGFPPPAIEWQRDGQPVSSPRHQLQPDGSLVISRVAVEDGGFYTCVAFNGQDRDQRWVQLRVLGELTISGLPPTVTVPEGDTARLLCVVAGESVNIRWSRNGLPVQADGHRVHQSPDGTLLIYNLRARDEGSYTCSAYRGSQAVSRSTEVKVVSPAPTAQPRDPGRDCVDQPELANCDLILQAQLCGNEYYSSFCCASCSRFQPHAQPIWQ; this comes from the exons ATGCGGCTGCTCCTGCTCGTGCCACTGCTGCTGGCTCCAGCGCCCGGGTCCTCG GCTCCCAAGGTGAGGCGGCAGAGTGACACCTGGGGACCCTGGGGCCAGTGGAGCCCCTGCAGCCGGACCTGTGGAGGGGGTGTCAGCTTCCGGGAGCGCCCCTGCTACTCCCAGAG GAGAGATGGAGGCTCCAGCTGCGTGGGCCCCGCCCGGAGCCACCGCTCTTGTCGCACGGAG AGCTGCCCCGACGGCGCCCGGGACTTCCGGGCCGAGCAGTGCGCGGAGTTCGACGGAGCGGAGTTCCAGGGGCGGCGGTATCGGTGGCTGCCCTACTACAGCG ccccaaaCAAGTGTGAACTGAACTGCATTCCCAAGGGGGAGAACTTCTACTACAAGCACAGGGAGGCTGTGGTTGATGGGACGCCCTGCGAGCCTGGCAAGAGGGATGTCTGTGTGGATGGCAGCTGCCGG GTTGTCGGCTGTGATCACGAGCTGGACTCGTCCAAGCAGGAGGATAAGTGTCTGCGGTGTGGGGGTGACGGCACAACCTGCTACCCCGTCGCAGGCACCTTTGACGCTAATGACCTCAGCCGAG CTGTGAAGAATGTTCGTGGGGAATACTACCTCAATGGGCACTGGACCATCGAGGCGGCCCAGGCCCTGCCAGCAGCCAGCACCATCCTGCATTACGAGCGGGGTGCTGAGGGGGACCTGGCCCCTGAGCAGCTCCATGCCCGGGGCCCCACCTCGGAGCCCCTGGTCATCGAG CTCATCAGCCAGGAGCCCAACCCCGGTGTGCACTATGAGTACCACCTGCCCCTGCGCCGCCCCGGCCCCGGCTTCAGCTGGAGCCACGGCTCATGGAGTGACTGCAGCGCGGAGTGTGGCGGAG GTCACCAGTCCCGCCTGGTGTTCTGCACCATCGACCATGAGGCCTACCCCGACCACATGTGCCAGCGCCAGCCACGGCCAGCTGACCGGCGTTCCTGCAATCTTCACCCTTGCCCGGAGACCAAGCG CTGGAAGGCAGGGCCATGGGCACCCTGCTCGGCCTCCTGTGGAGGAGGCTCCCAGTCCCGCTCCGTGTACTGCATCTCGTCTGACGGGGCCGGCATCCAGGAGGCCGTGGAGGAGGCTGAGTGTGCCGGGCTGCCTGGGAAGCCCCCTGCCATTCAGGCCTGCAACCTGCAGCGCTGCGCAGCCTGGAGCCCGGAGCCCTGGGGAGAG TGTTCTGTCAGCTGTGGCGTTGGCGTCCGGAAGCGGAGCGTTACTTGCCGGGGTGAAAGGGGTTCTTTGCTCCATACCGCAGCGTGCTCCTTGGAAGACCGGCCACCTCTGACTGAGCCCTGTGTGCATGAGGACTGCCCCCTCCTCAGTGACCAGGCCTGGCATGTCGGCACCTGGGGTCTA TGCTCCAAGAGCTGCAGCTCGGGCACTCGGAGGCGACAGGTCGTCTGTGCCATTGGGCCGCCCAGCCACTGCGGGAGCCTGCAGCACTCCAAGCCTGTGGATGTGGAGCCTTGTAACACGCAGCCCTGTCATCTCCCCCAGG AGGTCCCCAGCATGCAGGATGTGCACACCCCTGCCAGCAACCCCTGGATGCCGTTGGGCCCTCAGGAGTCCCCTGCCTCAG ACTCCAGAGGCCAGTGGTGGGCAGCCCAGGAACACCCCTCAGCCAGGGGTGACCACAGGGGAGAACGAGGTGACCCCAGGGGCGACCAAGGCACCCACCTGTCAGCCCTGGGCCCCGCTCCCTCTCTGCAGCAGCCCCCATACCAGCAACCCCTGTGGTCAGGCTCAGGGCCCCACGACTGCAGACACAGTCCTCACGGGTGCTGCCCCGATGGCCACACGGCATCTCTCGGGCCTCAGTGGCAAGGCTGCCCTGGGGCCCCCTGTCAGCAGAGCAG GTACGGGTGCTGCCCTGACAGGGTATCTGTCGCTGAGGGGCCCCATCACGCTGGCTGCACAAAGTCGTATGGCGGTGACAGCACCGGGGGCAGGCCCAGGTCAAGGGCAGTGGCTTCTACA GTCCACAACACCCACCAGCCCCAGGCCCAGCAGAATGAGCCCAGTGAGTGCCGGGGCTCCCAGTTTGGCTGTTGCTATGACAACGTGGCCACAGCAGCCGGTCCTCTTGGGGAAGGCTGTGTGGGCCAGCCCAGCCATG CCTACCCCGTGCGGTGCCTGCTGCCCAGTGCCCATGGCTCTTGCGCAGACTGGGCTGCCCGCTGGTACTTCGTTGCCTCTGTGGGCCAATGTAACCGCTTCTGGTATGGTGGCTGCCATGGCAATGCCAATAACTTTGCCTCGGAGCAAGAGTGCATGAGCAGCTGCCAGGGATCTCTCCATGGGCCCCGTCGTCCCCAGCTTGAGGCTTCTGGAAGGAGCACCCACACGGATGGTGGCGGCAGCAGTCCTGCAGGCGAGCAGGAACCCAGCCAGCACAGTACAGGGGCCACGGTGCAGAGAAAGCCCTGGCCTTCTGGTGGTCTCTGGCGGCAAGACCAACAGCCTGGGCCAGGGGAGgccccccacacccaggcctTTGGAGAATGGCCTTGGGGGCAGGAGCTTGGGTCCAGGGCCCCTGGACTGGGTGGAGATGCCGGATCACCAGCGCCACCCTTCCACAGCTCCTCCTACAG GATTAGCTTGGCAGGTGTGGAGCCCTCGTTGGTGCAGGCAGCCCTGGGGCAGTTGGTGCGGCTCTCCTGCTCAGACGACACTGCCCCGGAATCCCAGGCTGCCTGGCAGAAAGATGGCCAGCCCATCTCCTCTGACAG GCACAGGCTGCAGTCCGACGGCTCCCTGATCATCCACCCCCTGCAGGCAGAGGACGCGGGCACCTACAGCTGTGGCAGCACCCGGCCAGGCCGCGACTCCCAGAAGATCCAACTTCGCATCATAg GGGGTGACATGGCCGTGCTGTCTGAGGCTGAGCTGAGCCGCTTCCCTCAGCCCAGGGACCCAGCTCAGGACTTTGGCCAAGCGGGGGCTGCTGGGCCCCTGGGGGCCATCCCCTCTTCACACCCACAGCCTGCAAACAG GCTGCGTTTGGACCAGAACCAGCCCCGGGTGGTGGATGCCAGTCCAGGCCAGCGGATCCGGATGACCTGCCGTGCCGAAGGGTTCCCGCCCCCAGCCATCGAGTGGCAGAGAGATGGGCAGCCTGTCTCTTCTCCCAG ACACCAGCTGCAGCCTGATGGCTCCCTGGTCATTAGCCGAGTGGCTGTAGAAGATGGCGGCTTCTACACCTGTGTCGCTTTCAATGGGCAGGACCGAGACCAGCGATGGGTCCAGCTCAGAGTTCTGG GGGAGCTGACAATCTCAGGACTGCCGCCTACTGTGACAGTGCCAGAGGGTGATACCGCCAGGCTATTGTGTGTGGTAGCAGGAGAAAGTGTGAACATCAGGTGGTCCAG GAACGGGCTACCTGTGCAGGCTGATGGCCACCGTGTCCACCAGTCCCCAGATGGCACGCTGCTCATTTACAACTTGCGGGCCAGGGATGAGGGCTCCTACACATGCAGTGCCTACCGGGGGAGTCAGGCAGTCAGCCGCAGCACCGAGGTGAAGGTGGTCTCACCAG CACCCACCGCCCAGCCCAGGGACCCTGGCAGGGACTGCGTCGACCAGCCAGAGCTGGCCAACTGTGATTTGATCCTGCAGGCCCAGCTTTGTGGCAATGAGTATTACTCCAGCTTCTGCTGTGCCAGCTGTTCACGTTTCCAGCCTCACGCTCAGCCCATCTGGCAGTAG